The genomic interval GCTCCTCGGGCGGGGCCTCCCGGATGCGCTTGAACAGGTGCGTGATCTGACCGCTGCGCTGTCCCAGAAAGCGAATGCGGAAGGCCTCGGCCGCCTCCTCCGAGTCGATGGGTGTGGTTTCGATGGCGTGGCGCAGCGCCTCGAGTTCTTCCTGCATGGAAAGCGTAGCCATGGCGTGTCCGGAAATAAGAAAGCCCGCCGGCCTGTAACAGGGGCGGGCTGGGGATTGCCTGCAGAACGTTCGGCGCCCCGGTTACAGGCCAGCGGCGCGAACGCGGAAAAATCGGATGGATGCCGACCGCTTCATGCCGAAACGGCGCGCACGATCTGGCTGAACGTGTTCGGATCGTTGACGGCCAGATCGGCCAGCACCTTGCGGTTCAACTGGATGTCCGCCTGGCGAACCGCGCCCATAAAGCGGGAGTAGGTGGTGCCGTTCTGGCGTGCGGCCGCGTTGATGCGGATGATCCACAGCCGCCGGAACTGGCGCTTGCGCTGGCGCCGGTCGCGGTAGGCGTACTGGAGCGCCTTTTCGACGGCATGCTTGGCAATCGTGTAGATCTTGCTCCGCCGGCCCCAGTAGCCCTTCGCCATGTTCAGGATCTTCTTACGCCGGCGGCGTGCCGCGACTTTATTCGTTGCGCGTGGCATGGCTCTCGTTCCCTCCTGGCTTATCCCTTAAGACCGATGTGCAGCAGGCGCCGGACGCGGCGTACATCCGTGGCGTCGACCAGCGCAGGCTGGCGCAGGTGACGCTTCCGCTTTTTGGACTTTTTGGTGAGCAGGTGGCTGTGAAACGCCCGCCGCCGCTTGATCTTACCGGTGGCGGTCACCTTGAACCGCTTCTTGGCGCCGCTGTTCGTTTTGACTTTTGGCATGGCTTCCGTACGTGCTGCACGCTTGCGACAGAACCAACAGAGTCGGCCATTATACGATCCAACCCACCGGTTCGGCAAGCCGACACGCCGAACCTCCCGTGGATGGCCGGGGAATTTTGGGTGAAACCTTTACTTTTTCTTCGTGGGTGAAAGAATCACCGTCATGCGCCGGCCCTCCATCTTGGGCGGCTGGTCGATTTTGGCAATGTCCTGGAGGGCCTCGATGAACCGGCGCAGCAGATCCAGTCCGGCATCCTGATAGATGATGTCACGCCCGCGGAACTGCACCCACGCTTTCACCTTGTGCCCGTCTTCCAGAAACTGGCGGGCATGGCGCGTTTTGAACTCGAAGTCGTGGGTGTCCGTGTGCGGACGAAAGCGGATCTCTTTGATCTGCTGAGCCAGTTGCTTTCGGCGCGCCTCTTTTTCTTTCTTCTGCTGTTCGTAGCGGAATTTTCCGTAGTCGATGATCTTGCAGACCGGTGGATTGGCGTTCGGGGCAATCTCCACCAGGTCCAGCCCGCGCTGGCGGGCCATTTCCAGCGCCTTTTTCAGATCGTAGATCCCGTGATTCCCTTCGGGGTCAACAACACGAACGCGAGGCGCGCGAATCTCCTCGTTGACCCGGAATTTGTCTGCCTTAGCGATAGCTCGTACCCTGGTTTGGTTAATGGATGAACAACGCCGATCGGGGCGGACTCACGCGCAGCATGTCCGTGAGTTCCGCCCGTGACGGGGCAAATTCACGCGTTTTCCGAAACGGTTGCACGTCGGGTGGCCGCTTCGATTTCGGCGCGGAGCCGCTCGATGAATTCCTCCACCGTGGCGGGGCCCTGGTCGCCCTCGCCGTGCTTGCGGACGGCCACCGTGCCGGCCTCCCGCTCGCGACGGCCGACGATCAGCATGTAGGGAATCTTCTGCACCTCGGCCTGGCGGATCTTGTAGCCGATCGTTTCCGTGCGGGTGTCCACCTCCACCCGGAAGCCAGCCTCCAGCAGCCGGCGGCCCACCGCTTCGGCGTAGTCGTTCAATTCGTCGCTCAGCGGGAGCACGGCCACCTGCACGGGCGCCAGCCAGAGCGGGAAGTTACCGGCGCAGTGCTCGATGAGCACGCCGATGAACCGCTCCAGCGAGCCGAACGGCGCCCGATGGATCATGACGGGCCGGTGCTTCTGGTTGTCGGCGCCGATGTAGTACAGGTCGAAGCGTTCCGGCAGGATGTAGTCGAGCTGGACGGTGCCGAGCTGCCAGCGGCGGCCCAGCGCATCGCGCACCATGAAGTCGAGCTTGGGCCCGTAGAAGGCCGCTTCACCCAGCTCTTCGGTGGCCTGCAGGCCCATTTCGGCGGCCGCCTCGCGGATGGCCTGTTCGGCCTGCGCCCAGAGCTCGTCGTCGCCCACGTACTTCTCGCGGTTGTTCGGATCGCGGAGCGAGATCTGGGCCTCGAATTCGTCGAAGCCCAGCGACCGGAAGACGTAAAGCGTCAGGTCGATGACGTTCTTGAATTCGTCCTTGACCTGATCCGGACGGCAGAAGATGTGGGCGTCGTCGATCGTAAAGCCGCGCACGCGCGTCAGGCCGCTCAGCTCGCCCGTCTGCTCGTAGCGATAGACCTGCCCGAACTCGGCCAGCCGGAGCGGCAGCTCCCGGTAAGAGCGGGGCCGGTCGGCGTAGATCATGATGTGGTGCGGGCAGTTCATCGGCTTGAGCAGATAGCCCTCGCCCGTCTCCGGATTTTCGATCATGGGCGGGAACTGGCTATCCTTGTAGTACGGATAGTGCCCGCTCGTCTTGTACAGCTCCAGCCGGGCGATATGGGGCGTAACCACGGGCTGGTAGCCCCGCCGGATCTGCTCCTCGCGCAGGAAATTGATCAGCGTCTCGCGCAGCGTGGCCCCGCGGGGTAGCCAGAGCGGCAGGCCCGGACCCACCTTCTGGCTGAAGGTGAACAGCTCCAGCTCGCGGCCCAGCCGGCGGTGGTCCCGCTTGCGGGCTTCTTCGAGCCGGTGCAGGTATTCGTCGAGTTCTTTTTTCTTGGGGAAGCTGATGCCGTAGATGCGGGTGAGCTGGGGCCGGCGCTCGTCGCCGCGCCAGTAGGCGCCCGCGACGTTGAGCAGCTTCACGTGCTTGATGTAGCCCGTCGAAGGCAGATGCGGCCCGCGGCACAGGTCGGTGAAGTTGCCCTGGCGGTAGAAAGTGATCGTGCCGTCTTCGAGTTCTTCGATCAGCTCGACCTTGTAGGGATCGCCTTTCTTTTTGAAGTACTCCAGGGCTTCCTGTTTGGAGACCGGAATGCGCTCGTAGGGCACGTCGCGGCGGGCCAGCTCCCGCATTTTTTCCTCGATGCGGGCCAGGTCCTCGGCCGAGAGCTTGCGGCCGCCCAGGTCCACGTCGTAGTAGAAGCCCTGCTCGATGGGCGGGCCGATGCCAAACTTGACGCCTGGGTACAGGGCCTCCAGCGCCTCGGCCATCAGGTGCGCCGTCGAGTGCCAGTAGACGGCCTTCCCTTCCGGGTCCTCCCAGGTCAGGATGCGCACGCGGGCGTCCTCTTCAATGGGACGGGTCAGGTCGCGTACCTCGCCGTTGACCTCGATGGCCAGCGCTTCGCGGGCCAGACGCGGTGAGATCTGCTCGGCCAGCTCGCGGCCGGTGATGCCTTTGGGGAAGGTACGCTCCGATCCGTCCGGAAACGTGATGCGAATAACCTCGCGCTGTTGTCCGTTGCCTGCCATCGTCACTCCGGTTTGCATGGCCTTTTCTACCCGCAACCTTGCAGGGATGCTCCCGGCCGCGCTCAGGTTGTAACCTGTCGGGCAATGCTTCCGTAGACCGGGCCGTTCCTGAAGAGGCCTTCCGATTGGTGCCCACCGTCAACCCGCCCTCCTTTGCGATGAAGTCCTGCCGTATGCTGGTTGTGGGGCTGTGTTTGGGGCTTGTGGGAGTGTTGCAGGCACAGCCGCGCCAGGCTCCGACGCTTCGTGCCGTTCGCCTTACGGGTTCCGTAGAACTGGACGGCCACGTCGAAGAAGCCGCCTGGCGACAGGCGCCGGCCGCCACCGACTTCTGGCAGCGTGAGCCGCACGACGGCCAGCCGGCCACCGAGCGCACCGAGGTGCGTGTGCTCTATGACGACGCGGCGCTGTACGTGGCGTTCGTGTGCTACGACCGCGAGACGGACCGGATTCTGCGGCGGCTGGCCCGCCGGGATCGTGTCGTGCCCGCCGACTGGGTGGGTGTGCTGATCGACAGCTACCGGGATCGCAAGACCGCCTTTGCCTTTCTCGTCAATGCGGTCGGCACGAAGGCCGACTTTCTTATTCTGAACGACGGCAACGACGAGGATTTCAACTGGGACGCGCTCTGGGAGGCGCGCGTCGCCATGCGACCCGACGGCTGGAGCGCAGAGTTTCGGATTCCGTTCACCGCCCTGCGCTTCAGCCGGTCCGACACGTTGCGCTGGGGAATCAACTTCGGCCGGATCATCGGGCGAAAGAACGAGCAGGTCTT from Rhodothermus marinus carries:
- the rplT gene encoding 50S ribosomal protein L20 — its product is MPRATNKVAARRRRKKILNMAKGYWGRRSKIYTIAKHAVEKALQYAYRDRRQRKRQFRRLWIIRINAAARQNGTTYSRFMGAVRQADIQLNRKVLADLAVNDPNTFSQIVRAVSA
- the infC gene encoding translation initiation factor IF-3, with product MNQTRVRAIAKADKFRVNEEIRAPRVRVVDPEGNHGIYDLKKALEMARQRGLDLVEIAPNANPPVCKIIDYGKFRYEQQKKEKEARRKQLAQQIKEIRFRPHTDTHDFEFKTRHARQFLEDGHKVKAWVQFRGRDIIYQDAGLDLLRRFIEALQDIAKIDQPPKMEGRRMTVILSPTKKK
- the thrS gene encoding threonine--tRNA ligase, coding for MQTGVTMAGNGQQREVIRITFPDGSERTFPKGITGRELAEQISPRLAREALAIEVNGEVRDLTRPIEEDARVRILTWEDPEGKAVYWHSTAHLMAEALEALYPGVKFGIGPPIEQGFYYDVDLGGRKLSAEDLARIEEKMRELARRDVPYERIPVSKQEALEYFKKKGDPYKVELIEELEDGTITFYRQGNFTDLCRGPHLPSTGYIKHVKLLNVAGAYWRGDERRPQLTRIYGISFPKKKELDEYLHRLEEARKRDHRRLGRELELFTFSQKVGPGLPLWLPRGATLRETLINFLREEQIRRGYQPVVTPHIARLELYKTSGHYPYYKDSQFPPMIENPETGEGYLLKPMNCPHHIMIYADRPRSYRELPLRLAEFGQVYRYEQTGELSGLTRVRGFTIDDAHIFCRPDQVKDEFKNVIDLTLYVFRSLGFDEFEAQISLRDPNNREKYVGDDELWAQAEQAIREAAAEMGLQATEELGEAAFYGPKLDFMVRDALGRRWQLGTVQLDYILPERFDLYYIGADNQKHRPVMIHRAPFGSLERFIGVLIEHCAGNFPLWLAPVQVAVLPLSDELNDYAEAVGRRLLEAGFRVEVDTRTETIGYKIRQAEVQKIPYMLIVGRREREAGTVAVRKHGEGDQGPATVEEFIERLRAEIEAATRRATVSENA
- the rpmI gene encoding 50S ribosomal protein L35, producing the protein MPKVKTNSGAKKRFKVTATGKIKRRRAFHSHLLTKKSKKRKRHLRQPALVDATDVRRVRRLLHIGLKG